In Limosilactobacillus sp. WILCCON 0051, a single window of DNA contains:
- the lspA gene encoding signal peptidase II yields the protein MNKTKKNQLKKQSLLPWSLILIVGLIIVDQIVKHWVTSNIPLNGSRTFIPGLLDLDNLHNTGAAWSMLEGRQWFFAVVTVTAIIVVAYLMWKNRRSAWMMTGLSLIMAGAVGNFIDRLSQGYVVDMFALKNVNFPVFNVADACLTVGVFIMLIVVLKEDDHK from the coding sequence ATGAATAAAACAAAAAAGAATCAATTGAAAAAACAATCGCTGCTGCCATGGTCTTTGATTTTAATCGTTGGTCTGATCATTGTCGATCAAATCGTCAAGCACTGGGTAACCAGCAATATCCCGTTAAATGGCAGCCGAACGTTCATTCCGGGACTGCTGGATCTGGATAATCTGCATAATACCGGGGCAGCTTGGAGCATGTTGGAAGGTCGGCAGTGGTTTTTTGCGGTCGTAACGGTAACTGCAATTATCGTGGTAGCTTATCTGATGTGGAAAAATCGCCGCTCTGCCTGGATGATGACGGGACTTTCGCTGATTATGGCTGGTGCAGTCGGTAATTTTATCGACCGGCTCAGCCAGGGATACGTGGTCGATATGTTTGCCCTAAAAAACGTCAATTTCCCAGTATTTAACGTTGCCGATGCCTGTTTAACGGTTGGCGTGTTTATCATGCTGATCGTAGTTTTGAAAGAGGATGATCACAAATGA
- a CDS encoding ribonuclease HI family protein codes for MIKLYTDAATKGNPGPTGLGMLVVKDGQQQQLKSFLPRASNHQGEFAAAIEGFAYLKKHFSNQETVLFYTDSRLLSDAVGKEHARHYENELNELLTSMDDFKTVVVQWVPEKENQGAHQLANQALHEWVNQPDHQ; via the coding sequence ATGATCAAACTATATACCGATGCTGCCACCAAAGGCAATCCTGGCCCCACTGGACTGGGAATGCTGGTTGTCAAAGACGGCCAGCAGCAGCAGCTTAAATCTTTTTTGCCGCGGGCTTCCAATCATCAAGGCGAATTTGCCGCGGCAATTGAAGGCTTTGCCTATTTAAAAAAACATTTTTCCAATCAAGAGACCGTGCTGTTTTATACCGACAGCCGCCTGCTGAGCGACGCTGTGGGCAAAGAGCATGCGCGTCATTATGAAAACGAGCTGAACGAGCTGTTAACCAGCATGGACGATTTTAAAACCGTCGTAGTCCAGTGGGTACCCGAAAAAGAAAACCAAGGCGCCCACCAGCTGGCCAATCAGGCTCTGCATGAATGGGTCAATCAGCCTGACCATCAGTAA
- the carB gene encoding carbamoyl-phosphate synthase large subunit, with protein sequence MPKRTDIHKILVIGSGPIIIGQAAEFDYSGTQACMALREEGYETVLVNSNPATIMTDTEIADHVYIEPLTVESVSRIIRQEYPDAILPTLGGQIGLNLAVALGKTGILDELNIQMLGTKLASIDEAEDREKFKELMQRLNEPVPASKTVATVAAALEFAHEIGYPVIVRPAFTMGGTGGGMCHNDDELKAIAANGLDLSPATQCLIEKSIAGYKEIEFEVMRDAADNAMVVCCMENFDPVGIHTGDSIVFAPCQTLSDREYQMLRDCALKLIRALKIEGGCNVQLALDPNSYQYNVIEVNPRVSRSSALASKATGYPIAKMAAKIAVGLTLDEIKNPVTGTTFAEFEPALDYVVCKIPRWPFDKFTHADRRLGSQMKATGEVMAIGRNCEEALQKAVRSLEIDQKDLFSKEAQSASDTELEDKLVHVQDDRIFYLAEALRRGYSLEDLHELTKITVYFLDILKHIVELEDQIKASPKDAAVLKLAKQYGFSDPTIADLWQTDADSIRQLRLQNGIVPVYKMVDTCAAEFESQTPYFYSTYDHENESIKSERPSVLVIGSGPIRIGQGVEFDYATVHSVKAIQRLGYEAIVMNSNPETVSTDFSVSDKLYFEPLTLEDVLNVIDLEKPMGVIVQFGGQTAINLAAGLAEHGVKILGTTVKDLDAAEDREVFDQVIKDLQLKQPIGLTATTGVGVLKAAKEIGYPVLVRPSYVLGGKAMEIVYNEKELHEYLSQNAPAAEDHPILVDAYLEGRECEVDAICDGKEVLLPGIMEHIERAGVHSGDSMAVYPPQSFDDDIKQQIVAATKKLCVALKCVGIMNIQFIIHNHEAYVLEVNPRASRTVPFLSKITGIEMAQVATRVILGESLASQGYQDGLYPESKTIHVKAPVFSFNKLDDVDSYLGPEMKSTGEVMGSDYTFEKALYKAFEGAKMHLPDYGNVLLTIEDRDKETILPLAKRFAKIGYRILATDGTADFLKQNGLHVTTVGKLHEEDTKRANILDVLKDNDVDLVINTMEHDYEKASDGFVIRQTAIEHNIPLLTALDTVNALLKALESRSFATQAL encoded by the coding sequence ATGCCTAAACGGACAGATATTCATAAAATTTTGGTAATCGGCTCCGGACCAATCATTATTGGTCAGGCCGCGGAATTCGACTATTCAGGAACCCAAGCCTGCATGGCCCTGCGCGAGGAAGGCTATGAAACGGTACTGGTCAATTCCAATCCCGCCACGATTATGACGGACACGGAAATTGCCGACCACGTCTACATTGAGCCATTAACGGTCGAATCAGTATCGCGAATTATTCGCCAGGAATATCCGGATGCAATTCTGCCAACGCTGGGTGGGCAGATTGGCTTGAACCTGGCCGTGGCGCTTGGCAAGACTGGTATCTTAGATGAGCTTAACATCCAGATGCTGGGCACCAAGCTGGCTTCAATTGATGAGGCTGAGGACCGTGAAAAATTTAAAGAGCTGATGCAGCGCTTAAATGAACCGGTACCTGCTTCCAAGACGGTGGCCACGGTTGCGGCGGCGCTTGAGTTTGCTCATGAGATCGGCTATCCGGTGATCGTGCGGCCAGCCTTTACAATGGGTGGTACTGGCGGCGGCATGTGTCATAACGATGATGAACTGAAGGCGATTGCTGCTAATGGTCTGGATCTTTCGCCAGCAACTCAGTGTCTGATCGAAAAATCAATTGCCGGCTATAAAGAAATTGAGTTTGAGGTGATGCGTGACGCAGCCGACAATGCGATGGTAGTCTGCTGTATGGAAAACTTTGATCCGGTCGGTATTCATACTGGTGACTCAATCGTTTTTGCTCCATGTCAGACGCTTTCTGATCGTGAATATCAGATGCTGCGTGACTGCGCGCTCAAACTGATTCGGGCGCTTAAGATCGAAGGTGGCTGCAACGTTCAATTAGCTCTTGACCCTAACAGCTATCAATATAACGTGATCGAAGTCAATCCGCGGGTTTCGCGTTCTTCAGCATTGGCTTCCAAGGCAACGGGTTATCCAATCGCCAAGATGGCAGCTAAGATCGCGGTGGGGCTGACCTTAGATGAGATCAAGAATCCGGTTACTGGGACGACGTTTGCTGAATTTGAGCCGGCATTGGACTATGTAGTCTGCAAGATTCCGCGCTGGCCATTTGACAAGTTTACGCATGCCGATCGTCGGCTGGGCAGTCAGATGAAGGCAACCGGTGAAGTCATGGCAATCGGCCGCAACTGTGAGGAAGCCCTTCAAAAAGCCGTTCGCTCTCTGGAAATCGATCAAAAGGATCTGTTTTCAAAGGAGGCACAGTCAGCATCTGATACTGAGCTGGAAGACAAGCTGGTGCACGTTCAAGACGATCGAATCTTTTATCTGGCCGAAGCGCTGCGGCGTGGCTACAGCCTAGAAGACCTGCATGAGCTGACTAAGATTACCGTCTACTTTTTGGACATCTTAAAACATATCGTGGAACTGGAAGATCAGATCAAGGCTAGTCCTAAAGACGCAGCCGTGTTAAAACTGGCTAAGCAGTATGGCTTTTCTGATCCAACGATTGCCGACCTCTGGCAGACTGATGCCGACAGCATTCGTCAGCTGCGGCTGCAAAATGGCATCGTACCAGTCTATAAGATGGTTGATACCTGTGCAGCTGAATTTGAGTCGCAGACGCCATATTTCTACAGTACGTATGATCATGAAAATGAAAGCATCAAAAGCGAGCGGCCGTCCGTCTTGGTTATCGGCTCAGGTCCGATTCGAATTGGTCAAGGGGTAGAGTTTGACTACGCCACCGTCCACAGCGTTAAGGCAATTCAACGACTGGGCTATGAGGCGATCGTAATGAACTCCAATCCCGAAACGGTTTCAACTGACTTTTCGGTTTCTGACAAGCTTTATTTTGAACCGTTGACGCTGGAAGACGTGCTCAACGTGATTGATCTAGAGAAGCCGATGGGCGTGATCGTTCAATTTGGCGGTCAGACAGCGATCAATCTGGCAGCTGGCTTGGCTGAGCATGGCGTCAAGATTCTGGGAACCACGGTTAAGGATCTGGATGCTGCCGAGGACCGGGAAGTCTTTGATCAAGTCATCAAGGATCTGCAGCTCAAGCAGCCGATTGGGTTAACGGCCACGACTGGAGTAGGCGTCTTAAAAGCTGCCAAGGAGATCGGCTATCCGGTCTTGGTACGGCCAAGCTACGTTTTAGGCGGTAAGGCAATGGAGATCGTCTACAATGAAAAAGAACTGCACGAATACCTCAGCCAAAACGCGCCCGCCGCTGAAGACCATCCAATTTTAGTCGATGCCTATCTGGAAGGGCGTGAATGCGAGGTCGATGCCATCTGTGACGGCAAAGAGGTTCTTTTGCCGGGGATCATGGAGCATATCGAACGCGCCGGCGTGCACTCTGGCGACTCAATGGCCGTTTATCCGCCACAAAGCTTTGATGACGATATTAAGCAGCAGATCGTGGCCGCTACCAAGAAGCTTTGCGTAGCTTTAAAGTGCGTGGGCATCATGAACATTCAATTCATTATTCATAACCATGAGGCCTATGTCTTGGAAGTCAATCCTCGGGCCAGCCGGACGGTACCGTTTTTGAGCAAGATTACGGGAATCGAAATGGCTCAGGTAGCAACCCGCGTGATTTTGGGCGAGTCATTGGCCAGTCAAGGATATCAAGATGGTCTCTACCCAGAGTCAAAGACCATTCATGTTAAAGCGCCAGTCTTTAGTTTCAATAAGCTGGATGACGTTGACAGCTACCTGGGACCTGAGATGAAATCTACTGGTGAGGTCATGGGCAGCGACTACACGTTTGAAAAGGCACTTTATAAAGCATTTGAAGGTGCCAAGATGCATCTGCCGGACTATGGCAATGTTTTGCTGACGATTGAGGACCGTGACAAAGAGACGATTTTGCCACTGGCCAAGCGCTTTGCCAAGATTGGCTACCGGATTTTGGCTACGGATGGCACGGCAGATTTCTTAAAGCAAAACGGCCTGCACGTTACGACCGTTGGCAAGCTGCATGAAGAGGATACCAAGCGGGCCAATATTTTAGACGTCTTAAAGGACAATGACGTGGACCTGGTTATCAATACCATGGAACATGATTATGAAAAGGCTTCTGATGGCTTTGTGATTCGGCAGACGGCAATCGAGCACAACATCCCGCTTTTGACGGCGCTGGATACAGTTAATGCCCTGTTGAAGGCTTTGGAGAGTCGTTCATTTGCTACGCAGGCGCTTTAG
- a CDS encoding RluA family pseudouridine synthase produces MNSERQIKIDADLTGRIDKVLGHFLSDVSRSQLQKWIEDGHVTVNGQSVKTKYKLQVGDMVRIVPEEPQTIDLEPENIPLDIVYEDDDVIVVNKPAGMVVHPAPGHPGHTLVNALLYHSPLSTINGEFRPGIVHRIDKDTSGLLMVAKNDLAHRSLAAQLKSKTNQREYVALVHGVIKEEQGTIDAPLGRSKKDRKKQAVVLDGRHAVTHFKVLKRYRHYTLVKCRLETGRTHQIRVHMAYIGHPLAGDPLYGPRKTLAGPGQYLHAGLLGFRHPRSGQEMTFTAPLPDYFTKMLEHLDKTDRRDE; encoded by the coding sequence ATGAACTCAGAACGCCAAATCAAGATTGATGCCGATCTGACCGGCCGCATTGACAAGGTTTTGGGCCATTTTCTAAGTGATGTTTCCCGCTCGCAGCTGCAGAAATGGATTGAGGATGGTCACGTTACCGTTAATGGGCAGTCCGTTAAAACCAAGTACAAGCTTCAAGTGGGCGATATGGTGCGCATCGTACCTGAAGAACCGCAAACCATTGATCTGGAACCAGAAAACATTCCCTTGGATATCGTTTATGAGGATGATGATGTGATCGTCGTCAATAAACCGGCCGGAATGGTAGTGCATCCCGCGCCTGGGCATCCTGGTCATACGCTGGTCAACGCACTGTTGTATCATTCGCCGCTGTCGACGATCAATGGTGAGTTTCGGCCAGGAATCGTCCACCGCATCGACAAGGATACCTCGGGCCTGTTGATGGTGGCCAAAAATGATCTGGCACACCGCAGTCTGGCCGCGCAGCTTAAGTCCAAGACCAACCAGCGTGAGTACGTCGCCTTGGTGCATGGCGTGATCAAAGAGGAGCAGGGAACGATTGATGCGCCACTGGGTCGTTCCAAAAAAGATCGCAAGAAACAGGCAGTCGTCTTGGATGGCCGTCATGCCGTAACGCATTTTAAGGTACTGAAGCGTTATCGGCACTATACGCTGGTCAAATGTCGGCTGGAGACTGGACGAACGCATCAGATTCGCGTTCATATGGCCTATATCGGGCATCCCTTGGCTGGCGATCCACTGTATGGGCCACGCAAAACTCTGGCTGGACCGGGACAGTATCTGCATGCTGGTCTGTTGGGCTTTCGGCACCCCCGCAGCGGTCAAGAGATGACGTTTACCGCGCCGCTGCCGGACTACTTTACCAAGATGCTTGAACATTTGGACAAAACCGACCGCCGTGATGAATAG
- a CDS encoding carbamoyl phosphate synthase small subunit has product MKRYLIMEDGSIYEGEGFGADVQTTGEVVFTTGMTGYQEAITDQSYANQILVFTNPLIGNYGVTLDDFESLQPQIKGVICRQVARIPSNWRMQDTLPGFLEKMNIPGLQGIDTRELVRKLRHFGTLRGRIADSITDADSVVKELKSQNPTKGIISQVSTKTLYPNPGTKRNIVVVDFGAKHSILRELAKRDCNTIVVPYSTTAQEILNLHPDGVLLSNGPGDPTEMTAAAEMVAEIEKHLPVFGICMGHQIFALANGASTYKMKFGHRGFNHPVRDIASGQIVFTSQNHGYAVDPDSIDKEKLMITHVEINDGTVEGLRHRRYPAFSVQFHPDAAPGPHDADGLFDDFISMVDQRKEARTNA; this is encoded by the coding sequence ATGAAACGTTATTTGATTATGGAGGATGGCTCGATCTATGAGGGCGAAGGCTTTGGCGCCGATGTGCAGACCACTGGCGAAGTCGTCTTTACTACAGGGATGACCGGCTATCAAGAGGCCATTACCGACCAGTCGTACGCCAATCAGATCCTGGTGTTTACCAACCCGCTGATCGGTAATTACGGCGTCACGCTGGATGATTTTGAATCACTGCAGCCGCAGATCAAAGGCGTCATCTGTCGACAGGTGGCGCGGATTCCTAGCAACTGGCGCATGCAGGACACGCTGCCCGGTTTTTTGGAAAAGATGAATATTCCAGGTCTGCAGGGAATCGATACGCGTGAGCTGGTTCGCAAGCTGCGTCATTTTGGCACGCTGCGTGGACGAATTGCCGACTCAATCACTGATGCTGACAGCGTGGTTAAAGAATTAAAAAGTCAAAATCCAACCAAAGGCATCATCAGTCAGGTCTCAACCAAGACGCTTTATCCTAATCCAGGAACCAAGCGCAATATCGTGGTGGTTGATTTTGGCGCCAAACACAGTATTCTGCGCGAGTTGGCCAAGCGAGACTGCAATACGATCGTGGTGCCTTATTCAACAACGGCCCAAGAAATTTTGAATCTGCATCCGGATGGCGTTTTACTTTCCAATGGCCCGGGCGATCCTACTGAAATGACGGCTGCAGCTGAAATGGTGGCTGAAATTGAGAAACATCTGCCAGTTTTTGGCATCTGCATGGGTCATCAGATTTTTGCCTTGGCTAACGGGGCCAGCACCTACAAGATGAAGTTTGGCCACCGGGGCTTTAATCATCCGGTCAGAGACATTGCTTCCGGTCAGATCGTCTTTACTTCACAGAATCATGGCTATGCGGTTGATCCAGACTCAATTGATAAGGAAAAGCTGATGATCACGCATGTTGAGATCAATGATGGGACGGTTGAAGGGCTGCGCCATCGTCGATATCCGGCGTTTTCGGTTCAATTCCATCCGGATGCCGCGCCTGGCCCTCATGATGCCGATGGTTTGTTTGATGACTTTATCAGCATGGTAGATCAACGAAAGGAAGCACGCACCAATGCCTAA
- a CDS encoding EbsA family protein, producing MEEEKRYFYQPDLTSATIQWCWMLLIGIAGVVVWLEITHFNWITALLLALFIILAVLAIGRRTVLVTPTKMVFDRMLQNRFLVIPLKDIRQPRFTKHTMTITVNGEVMTFSFSARSIDSLKITLGNAVKNEHE from the coding sequence TTGGAAGAAGAAAAACGCTACTTTTACCAGCCGGATCTAACCTCGGCAACCATTCAATGGTGCTGGATGCTTTTGATTGGCATTGCTGGTGTCGTGGTCTGGCTGGAGATTACCCATTTTAACTGGATTACGGCATTGCTTTTAGCGCTTTTTATTATTTTAGCAGTTTTGGCGATTGGCCGGCGTACGGTTTTGGTAACGCCGACCAAAATGGTATTTGATCGTATGCTGCAGAATCGTTTTTTGGTAATTCCGCTTAAAGACATTCGCCAGCCTCGCTTTACCAAGCATACCATGACGATCACGGTTAATGGCGAGGTCATGACCTTTTCATTTTCCGCGCGCTCAATCGACTCTTTAAAGATTACGCTGGGTAATGCAGTAAAAAATGAACATGAATAA
- a CDS encoding zinc-binding dehydrogenase, which translates to MKTAIFAEPGKMVIKEAAKPTLQADDDVIIRVIRTCVCGSDLWAYSAGDQKANDSVNSGHEALGIVEEVGSAITTVKPGDFVIAPFTHGCGHCAACLAGYDGTCDERVLYDNWSEGFQSEYICFKHGNWALIKIPGQPEDYSEGMMKSFMTLADVMATGYHAARTAEVKHGDRVVVVGDGAVGQCAVIAAKMMGASQVVIMSRHEDRQKLAQEFGATAYVAERGDEGAKKVKELLGGGADAALDCVGTEASINQCLAVVHNGAHVSRIGVPHSNVDPFTLFAHNIALAGGSASVTTYDKNVLLKAVLDGQINPGKVFTKTYTLDQINEAYRDMADRKTIKSYIVIE; encoded by the coding sequence ATGAAGACGGCAATTTTTGCTGAACCAGGTAAAATGGTGATTAAAGAGGCTGCCAAACCAACTTTACAGGCCGATGATGACGTAATTATTCGCGTGATTCGAACCTGTGTCTGTGGCTCGGATCTATGGGCCTATTCAGCAGGCGATCAAAAAGCCAACGACTCAGTCAACAGCGGTCACGAAGCGCTTGGGATCGTTGAAGAGGTCGGCAGTGCGATTACAACGGTCAAGCCAGGTGATTTTGTCATTGCTCCGTTTACGCATGGCTGTGGACATTGTGCTGCCTGTTTGGCTGGCTATGATGGTACCTGTGATGAGCGGGTCCTTTACGATAACTGGAGTGAAGGCTTCCAATCCGAATATATCTGCTTTAAACATGGCAACTGGGCTTTGATTAAGATTCCTGGTCAGCCAGAGGACTATAGCGAAGGCATGATGAAGTCGTTTATGACGCTGGCCGATGTGATGGCAACCGGCTATCATGCCGCACGAACGGCCGAGGTTAAGCATGGTGATCGCGTTGTGGTCGTAGGTGACGGCGCGGTTGGTCAATGTGCCGTGATTGCTGCTAAGATGATGGGGGCCTCACAGGTTGTGATCATGAGCCGTCATGAGGATCGGCAAAAACTGGCCCAGGAATTTGGTGCAACGGCATATGTCGCCGAACGTGGCGATGAAGGGGCAAAAAAGGTCAAGGAGCTGCTTGGCGGTGGTGCTGACGCGGCATTAGACTGTGTCGGTACAGAAGCTTCAATCAATCAGTGCCTGGCAGTAGTTCACAATGGCGCTCACGTCAGTCGAATCGGCGTGCCGCACAGCAATGTCGATCCATTTACGCTGTTTGCCCATAATATTGCACTGGCTGGAGGTTCGGCAAGTGTGACAACTTATGATAAAAACGTGCTTTTAAAGGCAGTCTTAGATGGGCAGATCAATCCAGGCAAAGTGTTTACCAAAACCTACACGCTGGATCAGATCAATGAAGCCTATCGCGACATGGCTGACCGTAAAACGATCAAATCCTACATTGTAATTGAGTAA
- a CDS encoding carbamoyl phosphate synthase small subunit has product MTARYLIFEDGSIFEGEGFGAPAVTFGEMVFNTSMTGYQEIITNQIYHNQIVVFTNPNIGNYGIQRNIYESIVPSIKGVVCRNLAPLKERRHGTTLDQYLKQMNIPGVTNVDTRAIVRHLRKVGQPMKGSIVPVPDDHAFDQLHATVLTNQQVAQVATPKPFPNPDIGRSVVVIDFGLKNGILRELSRRKCNVTVLPYTASVDDILRLDPDGVVLSSGPGNPESLKRSVLEMIRQVEAKVPMFAIGLGHELFALANGCKVERLATEHHGMNHPIREIITDHIVFAFQGEGYVIRRNSVDRSQLFITYVDMLDGTVQGLRHRHYPAFSVQFFPDGAPGPDETNNLFDEFMDIMKQREEGWR; this is encoded by the coding sequence ATGACAGCAAGATATTTGATATTTGAGGATGGCTCCATCTTTGAGGGTGAGGGATTTGGCGCGCCTGCCGTAACTTTTGGCGAGATGGTTTTTAATACCAGTATGACGGGATATCAAGAAATCATTACCAACCAAATCTACCATAATCAAATTGTCGTTTTTACCAACCCCAATATTGGCAATTATGGAATTCAGCGCAATATCTATGAATCGATCGTACCTTCAATCAAAGGCGTCGTCTGCCGTAATTTGGCACCCTTAAAGGAACGGCGTCATGGAACGACTCTGGATCAGTATTTAAAGCAGATGAATATTCCTGGGGTTACCAACGTTGACACGCGGGCCATCGTGCGGCATCTGCGAAAGGTTGGCCAGCCGATGAAGGGCAGTATCGTCCCAGTCCCTGATGATCACGCGTTTGATCAGCTGCATGCTACCGTTTTGACCAATCAGCAGGTTGCTCAGGTTGCCACGCCAAAGCCATTTCCCAATCCAGATATTGGCCGCAGCGTGGTCGTGATTGACTTTGGCCTTAAAAACGGGATCCTAAGGGAGCTTTCGCGGCGCAAGTGCAATGTTACCGTGCTGCCATATACGGCCAGCGTCGATGATATTTTGCGACTGGATCCGGATGGCGTAGTGCTCTCCAGCGGTCCAGGAAACCCTGAATCATTGAAACGGTCAGTCTTGGAAATGATTCGGCAGGTTGAGGCTAAGGTCCCCATGTTTGCCATTGGACTGGGGCACGAGCTGTTTGCCCTGGCCAATGGGTGCAAGGTTGAGCGTTTGGCAACCGAGCATCACGGTATGAATCATCCAATCCGAGAGATCATCACCGACCATATCGTTTTTGCCTTTCAAGGTGAGGGCTATGTGATTCGGCGCAACTCAGTCGATCGTTCGCAGCTTTTTATTACCTATGTCGACATGCTTGATGGCACGGTTCAAGGGCTGCGGCATCGTCACTATCCGGCTTTTTCGGTGCAGTTCTTCCCTGATGGCGCGCCTGGTCCGGATGAAACCAACAATCTTTTTGATGAGTTCATGGATATTATGAAGCAGCGTGAGGAGGGATGGCGATGA